Genomic DNA from Mesorhizobium sp. 131-2-1:
AGTTCCGTATTGCCAACGGCGAGCGCCTGCTCGGCCTTCCCGGCAAGATCGAGCGCCAGTTCAGCGGCCGACGGCAGGGCCTGCCCGGCAGCGGCGCCGGCGGAGAGCTTCGCCCACGACTGGGCTTGGTCCTCCAGTTGCTTGCGCTGCGCCTCGCCGAAGCGTTCGCCCATCCACAGCGCGGTGATGGTCACCGTCTCGATCGCTTCCTTGTAGCGGCCGAGATCGGCAAGCGCATAGGCGCGCGACACCAACAGCGAATTCTTCATGTCGGCATCGGGCTGCGGCGCGCCGAGCGCGAGCGCCAGGCCCTCATCCGCCAGCTGCAACGCGAAGGCCGGGTTGCCGTCGAAACGGGTTGTGTCGGCATACATGGCGTAGATGATCGCAAAGTCGGGCGTGAGCTCGCCCTTGCGGCGGGCGTCGCGCAGAGCCTCGCTGAATATGCCGCGCACTTCGGGGTAGCTGTCGTTCTTGCGGTAGGCCTCGGCCGCCTTCCCAGCCAGGGCGAAAGGATCGATGCGGTCAGCCAGGGCAATATTTGCCTGGAGACATAGCAGGGACGCGGCGATGAGGCGCAAAACCGTCTTCAATAGCCGCCCTCCCCGACAATGACGAAAGGCGCCCAGGCGGAAGGGTGCGCAAGCGAGGGATCGTCTTTGTTCCCCATGAGATCGAGCATGGCCAGGCGCAACGCCTCGGCACGGCGGACCCTGACGCCGCTGCCGAGCGCGGCAAGCGTCTGCGTGGTCAGGCGGGCGGCGGCATCGTCGCGGACCGGCCAGTGGGAGACGAGGATCGCCCGCGCGCCGGCATAGAGGAAGGCGCGCGCCAGGCCCGATAGACCTTCCGCATCCGGCCGGCCGTCGCCGCCGGCGGTGTTGCAGGCCGACAGGATGACCCATTGCGCCGACAGTTTCAGTTCCGCCACCTCGGACGCCGTCAGCAAACCATCATCCTGCGCGGTGGCGACTTGCGGTGGCGTCAGCACCAGGGCTGGCTCGGCCAGGCCGCGCAGGTCGCCAGAGAGCAGGCCGTGGGTGGCGAAGGCCAGCACATCGGTCGTCGACAGGTCGGCCTGCTTGACGATGATCTCGCTCGCCCGCGCCCCGATATAGAGGTCCGTTTCGGGCGCGCCGAGAATGGCGGCGAGCTTGCGCAGTTCCGGGCCGGTCTGCGGCAGCGCCGGCAGATCGCGCACCGCTTCGACGTCGGCCAGGCTGCCGCGAAAGAAGCCGGTGGACGAGGCGGATGCCACCTGCACCGTCTCGCCGCCCAGCACCGGAGCGCCGAAGCCACGAAAGGCGGAGCGCTTTTCGGCGCCGCGCGGCGGCGGGTATTTGCGGATGACGGCAAGGCTGTCGACCGACGGCAAGGTGGTGAAGGCATAGTGCCTCGCCAGCCAATCGGTCCGGCGCAGCGCCTCCGGGTCGGTGTCCTCGCCGACGGGCGCCGAGGCGACGAGCACCGACAGGGGAAGCCCAGCCAGCGGACCGTCATTGACGACAAAGACATGGCGCGCGGCCTTCAGCGCCGTCTCGACCGGCCTGACCAACTCGCCGTAGAGGATATTGGCCGTCAAGCGATCGAAAGGCGCGACACGCGGTCTGTCCATGCCGGGAACCAGCGTCCTGGCGCCGCGCGCGGCCGCCGCCGGATCGAGCTCGGCCCGCAATCTGGCGATGTCGTCGCCGAGGACTTCCGCCCCGTAACCGGTCTCGGTCCAGGCGCTGTCGTGCTTGCCGATGCCCCAGGCGAAGATGTGGTCGTGCCCGGCAAGCATGAGCAGCAGGCCCTCGTCCTCCTCCAGCAGGGCCTGCACGTCGGCCACCGACAGCGGTTTGGGATGGGCAAGGTCGGCATAGCGCGGAAAGGACCGCGCCAGCCTGGTGTCGACACCGACCAGCTCGGCGCGCATCGAATCGATCTCGCCGCGCAAGCGCACCAGCGCGTCGGCGCCGCTCGCGCCGGCAGAAGTCGCCTGCCCCAGCGCCTTTTCCTTCTCGTCGACCATGGCCACGAGATCCTGGCGCTGGCGCACGATGCCGGCCAGCTCGGGCGAGCCGGCGGCGGCGCGCAGGCCAAGCTGCTGCAGGGCGTTGCCGGCGGAGGAAAGCAACGCCCATTGCGCTGCCTCGAACGCTTCTTCGAGGTGTCGGTCGGCTGCCAGCGCTGCCGCCGGCGCGGCGACGGACGCCAGCCCGACCGCCACGACACA
This window encodes:
- a CDS encoding CHAT domain-containing protein; protein product: MGLVDLKSARALWRLARICVVAVGLASVAAPAAALAADRHLEEAFEAAQWALLSSAGNALQQLGLRAAAGSPELAGIVRQRQDLVAMVDEKEKALGQATSAGASGADALVRLRGEIDSMRAELVGVDTRLARSFPRYADLAHPKPLSVADVQALLEEDEGLLLMLAGHDHIFAWGIGKHDSAWTETGYGAEVLGDDIARLRAELDPAAAARGARTLVPGMDRPRVAPFDRLTANILYGELVRPVETALKAARHVFVVNDGPLAGLPLSVLVASAPVGEDTDPEALRRTDWLARHYAFTTLPSVDSLAVIRKYPPPRGAEKRSAFRGFGAPVLGGETVQVASASSTGFFRGSLADVEAVRDLPALPQTGPELRKLAAILGAPETDLYIGARASEIIVKQADLSTTDVLAFATHGLLSGDLRGLAEPALVLTPPQVATAQDDGLLTASEVAELKLSAQWVILSACNTAGGDGRPDAEGLSGLARAFLYAGARAILVSHWPVRDDAAARLTTQTLAALGSGVRVRRAEALRLAMLDLMGNKDDPSLAHPSAWAPFVIVGEGGY